The following proteins come from a genomic window of Penaeus monodon isolate SGIC_2016 chromosome 22, NSTDA_Pmon_1, whole genome shotgun sequence:
- the LOC119587354 gene encoding probable glutamate receptor: MALGPTSITEEREKAIDFTQPFDFEPWDIMIPASIENVDLVAYLMPFSGMVWLGLLLSSLVVAVALYTFAQVSAAPKTMYPRQVSPRLYSAPQYIFDTLAGLVTQGNNQPQTPSVRALAGWWWLFCVIIIASYSSKLISSITVRLTAPVVTSMLDMVESRRILWTYQANSAMEELFKNSDPSSMFGKVGQLHREMPELIVPDFQAGVDAVREKKLAYVEVTLDLLSVVSVDSTFAYIC; this comes from the exons ATGGCTCTGGGGCCGACGTCCATCACCGAGGAGCGAGAGAAAGCCATTGACTTCACGCAGCCGTTTGACTTCGAGCCGTGGGACATCATGATCCCCGCCTCCATCGAGAACGTTGATTTGGTGGCCTACCTTATGCCCTTCAGCGGCATG GTATGGCTGGGCTTACTGCTCTCGTCTCTGGTAGTGGCTGTTGCCCTTTACACTTTCGCGCAAGTCTCCGCAGCGCCAAAGACTATGTACCCAAGACAGGTATCTCCAAGACTCTACTCTGCTCCTCAGTACATTTTTGACACATTGGCTGGTTTAGTTACACAAG GTAACAACCAGCCTCAAACCCCGTCGGTGCGAGCGCTGGCAGGGTGGTGGTGGCTCTTCTGCGTCATCATCATTGCCTCCTACAGCAGCAAATTGATTTCGTCTATCACCGTCCGCCTAACAGCGCCAGTTGTGACGTCCATGCTAGATATGGTCGAGTCTCGACGCATACTGTGGACTTATCAGGCAAACAGCGCTATGGAAGAACTTTTCAAG AACTCAGACCCCTCGAGCATGTTTGGGAAAGTCGGGCAGCTGCACCGTGAGATGCCCGAGCTCATCGTCCCCGACTTCCAAGCGGGTGTCGATGCCGTGAGGGAGAAAAAGCTGGCCTATGTTGAGGTCACTCTAGATCTATTATCTGTAGTATCAGTGGACAGTACATTTGCTTACATATGTTAA